In Acidianus brierleyi, one genomic interval encodes:
- a CDS encoding isopentenyl phosphate kinase encodes MGSKLGYVYRVLKLGGSLITNKNVPFSFNEELVTNVVNVIKNFKVILVHGGGSFGHYEASLSKENTQTRTVIAMQELNLKILKIFNKENIPVFPLPGRYFTINQVLEILQNNLIPIIYGDILPNGNIISGDDITLTIAKHFHTEALFATDVEGIIINNTAVSLLKSLDDFREIRTSQFDVTGGIREKLRKIFQYKVNSLIFDGRNPTNIYYALSGKRIGTFVEAE; translated from the coding sequence ATGGGATCTAAATTGGGCTACGTTTATAGAGTTCTCAAACTTGGTGGAAGTTTAATCACTAATAAGAATGTACCTTTTTCGTTTAATGAGGAACTAGTAACTAACGTTGTGAACGTGATAAAGAATTTTAAAGTGATATTAGTTCATGGTGGAGGAAGTTTCGGGCATTATGAAGCTTCGTTAAGTAAAGAAAATACTCAAACTAGGACAGTTATAGCTATGCAGGAATTAAATCTAAAAATATTGAAAATTTTTAATAAAGAAAACATTCCTGTTTTTCCTTTACCAGGAAGATATTTCACAATTAATCAAGTTTTGGAAATATTACAAAATAATCTAATACCAATAATTTATGGTGATATATTGCCAAATGGAAATATTATTTCTGGAGACGATATAACGTTAACTATAGCGAAACACTTTCATACAGAAGCTCTCTTTGCTACTGATGTTGAAGGTATAATAATAAATAATACTGCTGTGAGCTTGTTAAAATCTCTTGATGATTTTAGAGAAATAAGAACATCTCAATTCGATGTTACTGGTGGTATAAGAGAGAAATTAAGGAAAATATTTCAATATAAAGTAAATTCCCTCATTTTTGATGGTAGAAATCCCACAAACATATATTATGCATTGAGTGGAAAAAGAATTGGCACTTTTGTGGAGGCGGAATGA
- a CDS encoding MraY family glycosyltransferase, protein MLLIPAIIAFFITFVATDWIIKISKSRGFVGKDINKKDKPSIPVLGGVGIIAGFVGGAFTLLVTDPSGNVISAVLLSSLLIAFLGLLDDVLNLRQSVRAFTPALASVPLALFSVGHSTISIPFLGPVNFGEFYYIFIIPIALTISANAFNMLEGLNGLGTGMGIIMSAALAIIGLRSIGSIYISGELALVLLSSLLAFLYYNKYPAKVFLGNIGTYFIGSVIGSIGISGFMLTALAILYIPYVIEFLLKARTKFKGISFGKISPEGYLYWDEKPNSLTHIIMKLGHFKEYQVVGIIWSIEIIFAVIAIILQTTIIRI, encoded by the coding sequence TTGCTATTAATCCCTGCAATTATAGCATTTTTTATTACTTTTGTAGCTACAGACTGGATTATCAAGATCTCTAAAAGTAGAGGGTTTGTGGGTAAAGATATAAATAAGAAAGATAAACCCTCAATTCCTGTCTTAGGAGGAGTTGGTATAATTGCAGGATTTGTTGGTGGAGCTTTCACATTGTTAGTTACTGATCCAAGCGGAAACGTAATTTCTGCAGTTCTTTTATCCTCGCTTTTAATAGCATTTTTAGGTCTCTTAGATGATGTATTAAATTTGAGGCAGTCAGTAAGGGCTTTTACGCCGGCATTAGCTTCAGTACCTTTAGCCCTTTTTAGCGTGGGACACTCAACAATTTCCATACCTTTTTTAGGTCCAGTTAATTTTGGAGAATTCTATTACATATTCATAATACCTATAGCTTTGACAATATCAGCTAACGCATTTAATATGCTTGAGGGGTTAAACGGCTTAGGAACCGGAATGGGTATAATAATGTCAGCAGCTTTAGCAATAATAGGCTTAAGAAGTATAGGAAGTATATATATTTCAGGAGAATTGGCACTGGTTCTTTTATCTTCACTCCTAGCCTTTCTTTATTATAACAAATATCCTGCGAAGGTATTTTTAGGTAACATAGGTACTTATTTCATTGGTTCCGTAATAGGTTCTATAGGTATTTCTGGGTTTATGTTAACCGCATTAGCTATACTGTATATTCCTTATGTCATAGAATTCTTATTGAAGGCTAGAACTAAATTTAAGGGTATTTCTTTTGGTAAGATTTCTCCTGAAGGTTATCTTTACTGGGATGAAAAACCCAATTCGCTAACTCATATAATAATGAAACTAGGCCATTTCAAAGAGTATCAAGTAGTAGGTATAATATGGAGCATAGAAATAATATTTGCTGTAATTGCAATTATTTTACAGACCACTATTATAAGAATATAA
- a CDS encoding metallophosphoesterase family protein gives MAEEKLVNTNIKVFWSYGNDDPLYLDEIFSKYNIRDEGIFELEEGKTNTLYLISYGYVNPTPFKSYREKPDSTIYIKGEDYLKKIDDPDKVILNFHAPPYNTKLDIAIINGKEREHVGSRGVRDLIEKYRPLLGLHGHIIESSDTDKIKNTIIINPGSLANEGLLKYSIIILERKLEGIMVKYKIKGTAILSG, from the coding sequence ATAGCTGAAGAAAAACTAGTTAATACTAATATAAAGGTATTCTGGAGTTATGGCAATGACGATCCATTATATTTAGACGAAATTTTCTCTAAGTATAATATAAGAGATGAAGGAATATTTGAATTAGAAGAAGGCAAGACTAATACTTTATATCTGATTTCATATGGGTATGTAAATCCTACACCTTTTAAAAGCTACAGAGAAAAACCCGACTCTACTATATACATAAAAGGAGAGGATTACTTAAAGAAAATAGATGATCCAGATAAGGTAATATTAAATTTTCATGCTCCGCCATATAATACTAAACTTGATATAGCTATAATCAATGGTAAGGAAAGAGAACATGTTGGATCTAGAGGAGTAAGGGATTTAATTGAAAAATATAGACCTCTACTAGGTTTACATGGTCATATAATAGAGTCTTCTGATACGGATAAGATAAAAAACACAATAATAATTAATCCAGGAAGTCTAGCTAATGAAGGACTGTTAAAATATTCAATAATAATCCTAGAAAGAAAGCTAGAAGGCATAATGGTCAAATATAAAATAAAAGGAACTGCTATCTTATCTGGATGA
- a CDS encoding cbb3-type cytochrome c oxidase subunit I has protein sequence MGLKNLIIALFQLDKDWTTRIVMAMLVMGVIWGLLGVIDSLMVRLQETTWGTSALLIETSQEYYGAITLHAERDLFGFAQQVEFALFIYFTIKLLNLQPKAKWLLNISFILINISMMFMEGPIVVYPTFNDNYFSATDWYYLSPMGIPSYSQYVVSPLFFTGWLLLDAFTYLAGIWIIYHYYIAAKTLKEKLPIGLVFFLMDTLLYTIGYSGVTAADIWDVLAYAGIVRLDPIANQIAFWIFGHAIVYMAWLPAVGAMYLLIPILANKPLYSDRMGRISALLYLIFSNNVPIHHLYMVNLPVGIKILQEVLTYAVVVPSMMTFFNLWATTKGAQVNWNIITAFISASFAGAIAAGVTGIANATIAFDSIVHNSMWVVGHFHAMILLSIVPAAMAVLYFMIPMMSGRQWYSAKLAWTHFIGYIIGAVMLIIGMEMIGFYGIVRRAEIYPRFEPGLVFAENLATVGALIAELATLGWFLNLVLTLVKGRTAKLEGLGVGELINTVAMSLSWENANMSSLIKFNNNHKISRSMLKKALGIDWVLGIIGALFIIASAIPLSLGGNMYNAAPWAWIVLLTIGIVMIAYPVLRGSKSI, from the coding sequence ATGGGACTTAAAAATCTAATTATCGCATTATTCCAACTTGATAAAGATTGGACTACAAGAATAGTAATGGCAATGTTAGTTATGGGTGTAATATGGGGGCTTTTGGGTGTAATAGACTCACTCATGGTCAGGCTTCAGGAAACAACGTGGGGTACTTCTGCACTACTTATAGAGACATCACAAGAATACTATGGCGCTATAACTCTCCACGCTGAGAGGGACTTATTTGGTTTTGCACAACAAGTAGAATTTGCACTATTTATATATTTCACTATAAAATTATTGAATTTACAGCCAAAAGCTAAATGGCTCTTAAATATTTCCTTTATTCTTATTAATATTTCAATGATGTTTATGGAAGGACCTATAGTAGTATATCCTACATTTAATGATAATTACTTTTCAGCTACAGATTGGTATTACCTATCACCAATGGGGATTCCATCTTATTCTCAATATGTAGTTTCTCCATTATTCTTTACAGGATGGTTACTTCTAGATGCATTCACATATTTAGCAGGAATATGGATAATTTACCATTATTATATAGCTGCTAAGACATTAAAGGAAAAGTTACCTATAGGCTTAGTATTTTTCCTTATGGATACATTATTATATACTATAGGATACTCTGGAGTTACTGCTGCAGATATATGGGATGTTCTAGCTTATGCAGGCATAGTAAGATTAGATCCTATAGCTAATCAGATAGCATTTTGGATATTCGGTCATGCTATAGTATATATGGCATGGTTGCCAGCAGTTGGTGCAATGTATTTGCTTATTCCTATTTTGGCTAATAAGCCTCTATATAGTGATAGGATGGGAAGAATTTCAGCACTGCTTTATCTAATATTTTCAAACAACGTTCCAATACATCACTTATATATGGTAAACTTACCAGTAGGAATAAAGATATTGCAAGAAGTATTAACGTATGCAGTAGTAGTACCATCAATGATGACGTTCTTCAACTTATGGGCAACAACAAAAGGAGCACAAGTAAATTGGAATATAATAACAGCGTTTATTTCAGCTTCTTTTGCAGGCGCAATAGCCGCAGGAGTAACTGGAATAGCAAATGCTACTATAGCTTTTGACTCTATAGTACATAATAGTATGTGGGTAGTTGGACACTTCCACGCTATGATACTTTTATCTATAGTTCCAGCTGCTATGGCAGTGCTATATTTTATGATACCTATGATGTCTGGTAGACAATGGTATTCTGCAAAGTTAGCATGGACTCACTTTATAGGCTACATAATAGGTGCTGTAATGTTAATTATAGGAATGGAAATGATAGGATTTTACGGCATAGTAAGAAGAGCAGAAATTTATCCTAGATTCGAGCCTGGATTAGTTTTTGCAGAAAATCTGGCTACTGTAGGAGCTTTAATAGCAGAGTTAGCAACATTAGGATGGTTCTTAAATCTAGTATTAACATTAGTTAAAGGAAGAACTGCAAAGTTAGAGGGACTAGGTGTAGGAGAATTAATAAATACAGTTGCTATGTCCTTAAGTTGGGAAAATGCCAATATGAGTTCATTGATAAAATTTAATAATAATCATAAAATAAGTAGAAGTATGTTAAAGAAAGCATTAGGAATAGATTGGGTATTAGGAATAATTGGGGCATTATTCATAATAGCTAGTGCAATACCACTATCTCTAGGAGGAAATATGTACAATGCTGCACCATGGGCATGGATAGTGCTATTAACAATAGGTATAGTAATGATAGCATATCCAGTCTTAAGAGGATCTAAAAGCATTTAG
- a CDS encoding TatD family hydrolase: protein MLTDIHAHLHTKDFDLDRDKVINKCEIVIVEAGVDLESDLKVLELSRKYSNILPAIGFHPEYIEKSEEVEKILKLLDQAKAISEVGLDYYWIKDQNLKKKEIEILKIFLKEGEKRKLPIIIHSRGGNKDLINLLPSYKIKFVLHAYEGSTKDAQKFIDMGGYISIPPILLRDKNRQEIVKCVPLESIVTETDSPFMGYEKNQRNEPCNVSFTIKKISEIKKIEEKEIEKKIEENFKKII, encoded by the coding sequence TCACGCTCATCTGCATACAAAAGATTTTGATCTAGATCGAGATAAAGTGATAAACAAATGTGAGATAGTTATTGTTGAAGCAGGAGTAGATCTAGAATCGGATTTAAAAGTTCTAGAATTATCTAGAAAATATTCAAATATCCTTCCAGCAATAGGTTTTCACCCGGAATATATTGAAAAAAGTGAAGAAGTAGAAAAAATATTAAAACTTCTCGATCAAGCTAAAGCAATAAGCGAAGTAGGACTTGATTATTACTGGATTAAAGATCAGAATTTAAAGAAAAAGGAAATTGAAATACTTAAGATATTTCTCAAAGAAGGAGAAAAAAGAAAATTACCTATAATTATTCATTCTAGAGGTGGAAATAAGGATTTAATAAACTTATTACCTTCATATAAAATAAAATTTGTATTACATGCTTATGAAGGAAGCACAAAAGATGCTCAGAAATTTATAGATATGGGAGGTTACATATCTATTCCTCCAATACTCCTAAGAGATAAAAATAGACAAGAAATAGTAAAATGCGTACCATTGGAGAGTATAGTTACAGAAACTGATTCACCATTTATGGGATATGAAAAAAATCAAAGAAACGAGCCTTGCAATGTGTCATTCACTATCAAGAAAATATCAGAAATAAAGAAAATAGAAGAAAAAGAGATTGAAAAGAAAATAGAAGAAAATTTTAAAAAAATAATTTAA
- the rpsB gene encoding 30S ribosomal protein S2 — protein MSADEENKNTELSEEEKAELQKSEKGAVIELLVPLETYLSSGVHIGTHSCTRYMEKFIYRVRPEGLYVLDVRKIDERLRIAAKFLSRFQASSILAVASRPYAFTPVQKFAEVVGGKSVTGRLVPGTLTNPYLEHFMEPEVILISDPRTDLQAIKEAADMGIPVVAFADTDAKIDYVDLVIPANNKGRKSLALLYWILARQILRERKEIATDADIPVKVEEFEVKLVQ, from the coding sequence ATGTCAGCAGATGAAGAAAATAAAAATACTGAATTATCCGAAGAGGAGAAAGCTGAATTACAAAAATCAGAAAAGGGTGCAGTAATAGAATTATTAGTTCCACTAGAGACTTATTTATCTTCTGGAGTTCATATTGGGACGCATAGCTGTACAAGGTATATGGAAAAATTCATCTATAGAGTAAGGCCAGAAGGTCTATATGTATTAGATGTTAGAAAAATAGATGAAAGGTTAAGAATAGCTGCTAAATTCCTTTCTAGATTTCAAGCATCATCTATCCTTGCAGTAGCTTCTAGACCCTATGCATTTACTCCAGTTCAAAAATTTGCGGAAGTTGTAGGAGGTAAATCCGTCACAGGAAGATTAGTACCAGGGACATTAACTAATCCTTACCTGGAGCACTTTATGGAACCTGAGGTGATATTAATTTCAGATCCTAGAACAGATTTACAAGCCATTAAAGAAGCTGCTGACATGGGAATTCCAGTTGTTGCATTCGCAGATACTGATGCTAAGATAGACTATGTTGACCTTGTGATACCAGCTAACAATAAGGGTAGGAAGTCTCTAGCTTTACTATATTGGATCTTGGCTAGACAAATATTGAGGGAAAGGAAAGAAATTGCTACAGACGCAGATATACCAGTAAAGGTAGAGGAATTTGAGGTGAAACTAGTTCAATGA
- the gds gene encoding geranylgeranyl diphosphate synthase: protein MNLEEYFKEITDNVNETIKSYVKGDTKDLYDASMYLLNAGGKRLRPLILVSSSDLLGGDRERSYKAAAAVEVLHNFTLIHDDIMDEDNLRRGIPTVHVVWGIPLAILAGDLLHAKAFEILNDSLKGLDSQRYYWAISIFTKSIIIISEGQAMDMDFEKRSNVSEEEYIEMIKKKTAQLFSCASSLGGIIAGANENTVNKLSSYGLNLGISFQIIDDILGLTADEKELGKPIYSDIREGKKTILVIKALEKATANERDVIIKGLGSKNQEDVKKAAEVIKYLALEYAYSLAEKYLDNALNDISSIESKNEIAGKALKYLGEFTVKRRK, encoded by the coding sequence ATGAACTTAGAGGAGTACTTTAAGGAAATAACAGATAACGTTAATGAGACTATAAAAAGTTACGTGAAAGGTGATACAAAAGATCTTTATGATGCATCTATGTATCTCTTGAATGCTGGTGGTAAAAGACTTAGGCCATTAATTTTAGTTTCTTCTTCCGACCTTTTAGGAGGAGATAGAGAGAGATCATATAAAGCAGCTGCTGCAGTAGAGGTTTTGCATAATTTTACTCTGATTCACGATGATATTATGGACGAAGATAATCTTAGAAGAGGAATTCCAACAGTTCATGTAGTTTGGGGCATTCCTTTAGCTATATTGGCAGGGGATCTTCTTCATGCAAAAGCTTTTGAGATACTAAACGATTCTCTAAAAGGACTAGATAGCCAAAGATATTATTGGGCTATTTCAATATTTACTAAATCTATTATTATAATTTCTGAAGGTCAGGCTATGGATATGGATTTTGAAAAAAGATCTAATGTATCTGAAGAAGAATATATAGAAATGATAAAGAAAAAAACTGCACAATTATTTTCATGTGCATCTTCTCTAGGAGGTATAATAGCAGGAGCAAATGAAAATACTGTAAATAAACTTTCATCCTACGGTTTAAATCTTGGTATTTCTTTTCAGATAATAGATGATATTTTAGGTCTAACTGCAGATGAAAAAGAGCTTGGAAAACCAATTTATAGTGACATAAGAGAAGGAAAAAAGACAATATTAGTAATTAAGGCTCTAGAAAAAGCTACTGCTAATGAGAGAGATGTGATAATCAAAGGATTAGGTTCTAAAAACCAAGAAGATGTAAAAAAAGCTGCTGAAGTAATTAAATATTTGGCTTTAGAATATGCATATTCTTTAGCAGAAAAATACTTAGATAATGCGCTAAATGATATTTCCTCTATAGAGAGTAAGAACGAAATAGCTGGAAAGGCTTTAAAATACCTTGGTGAGTTTACAGTTAAAAGGCGAAAATAA
- a CDS encoding oxidase gives MDKQERWELIWTLFVIVLFAIVIVGTLPQDFIVGGVPSTLSELPNDPSSIVNVHITSYQYLFKVNESGPVNSEELGNPFYYNLIVAHPHEWLNISMTSADVTSNFYFADYSDRVITDQIVPGLVAYDALPVPNITGAYAFVGGEFNGPWFSYQTGLLLDIPASGYITPSNMSAYISQTSKAQSIALVGDPYNPPIICQTTTSTPSFYLTGSDYGIFNSTVPGPTLVVKDGSSVTVKMYMPTPDNDHNYLYNYSVSGKPYAVTNVTVGIYAVWWNGTITPVVTEPISYNSTMTFHFTATAPAYVYGLIYPVYYNYNPMGLSTKIGPLIGIQKGYVMGYWGTMLVVS, from the coding sequence ATGGATAAACAAGAAAGATGGGAATTAATTTGGACCTTATTTGTTATTGTTCTATTTGCTATTGTTATTGTTGGTACTCTTCCTCAAGATTTTATAGTCGGAGGAGTACCGAGTACATTAAGTGAATTACCTAATGACCCAAGTAGTATAGTTAATGTTCATATAACCTCTTATCAATATCTCTTTAAGGTTAATGAGAGTGGTCCAGTTAATTCAGAAGAATTAGGTAACCCATTCTACTATAATTTAATAGTAGCTCATCCACATGAATGGTTAAATATATCTATGACATCAGCCGATGTAACATCTAACTTTTATTTCGCTGACTATTCTGATAGAGTAATTACTGATCAAATAGTTCCTGGTTTGGTTGCTTATGATGCGTTACCAGTGCCTAACATAACTGGTGCATATGCGTTCGTTGGTGGAGAATTTAATGGTCCATGGTTTAGTTATCAAACAGGATTACTATTAGATATTCCTGCGTCTGGTTACATTACTCCTAGTAACATGTCTGCATATATTTCTCAAACATCTAAAGCTCAATCTATAGCGCTAGTTGGCGATCCTTATAATCCTCCAATAATATGCCAGACTACTACTTCCACTCCCTCATTCTATCTAACTGGAAGCGATTATGGAATATTCAATAGTACTGTCCCAGGTCCAACATTAGTAGTTAAGGACGGTTCGTCAGTTACAGTAAAAATGTATATGCCTACTCCAGATAATGACCATAACTATCTCTACAACTATTCAGTATCTGGTAAGCCATATGCTGTAACTAACGTTACAGTTGGTATTTATGCCGTATGGTGGAACGGAACTATAACTCCAGTAGTTACAGAACCAATAAGTTATAATTCAACAATGACTTTCCACTTTACTGCTACTGCCCCAGCATATGTATATGGATTAATATATCCAGTATACTATAACTATAATCCAATGGGGCTATCAACTAAAATCGGTCCATTAATAGGTATACAAAAGGGATACGTAATGGGATATTGGGGAACTATGTTGGTGGTGAGCTAA
- the fni gene encoding type 2 isopentenyl-diphosphate Delta-isomerase, whose product MMISNRKIEHVEICLYEGVEGFTSTLLDNVVLVHKAMPEISFNDIITKTKFFNKDISAPLMVTGMTGGTADLGKINETIASVVEELGLAMGVGSQRIAIENSSAEESFKIVRKVAPSSPIIANIGAPQLTKGYGVKELEKAVSMIEADAIAIHLNPAQEIFQPEGEPDYSKEILEKLKDISKSLKVPIIIKETGTGISMETAILFSKYGFKNFDVSGQGGTSWIAVEMIRDKRKGNWKEQSASLFADWGIPTAASIVETRYSVPDSFIIGSGGIRNGLDVARAIALGSDIGGMASPVLKRAVEGKDSLKSFFNKTIFELKAAMMLTGSKDIEELKKTNIVIWKDLKDWMGSRGISLSIYDKLRKRE is encoded by the coding sequence ATGATGATAAGTAACAGGAAAATAGAACATGTAGAAATTTGCCTATATGAGGGAGTTGAGGGATTTACTTCAACTCTTTTAGATAATGTTGTTCTGGTTCATAAAGCAATGCCAGAGATTTCATTTAATGATATAATTACAAAAACAAAGTTCTTTAACAAAGACATTTCCGCACCTTTAATGGTAACTGGTATGACTGGAGGTACTGCAGACTTAGGTAAAATAAATGAGACAATAGCTTCAGTAGTAGAAGAGTTGGGATTAGCTATGGGAGTAGGTAGTCAAAGGATAGCTATAGAAAACTCTTCTGCAGAAGAGAGTTTTAAAATAGTTAGAAAAGTAGCACCATCTTCTCCTATTATTGCAAATATAGGAGCTCCGCAACTTACTAAAGGTTACGGTGTTAAAGAATTAGAAAAAGCTGTATCTATGATAGAGGCTGACGCTATAGCCATTCATCTAAATCCTGCTCAAGAAATATTTCAACCCGAAGGTGAACCAGATTATTCTAAAGAAATCTTGGAAAAGTTGAAAGACATTTCAAAATCTTTGAAAGTACCTATAATAATAAAGGAAACAGGAACTGGTATTTCGATGGAAACAGCAATATTGTTTTCAAAATATGGGTTCAAAAATTTTGATGTTTCTGGACAAGGAGGAACTAGTTGGATAGCTGTAGAAATGATAAGAGATAAAAGAAAAGGGAATTGGAAAGAACAAAGTGCATCACTTTTTGCTGATTGGGGAATTCCTACTGCAGCGTCTATAGTAGAAACAAGATATTCCGTTCCTGACTCATTCATAATAGGTAGCGGAGGAATAAGAAATGGTTTAGATGTTGCCAGAGCTATAGCCTTAGGTTCTGATATAGGTGGCATGGCAAGTCCTGTTTTAAAGAGGGCAGTGGAAGGTAAAGATTCTCTCAAATCGTTTTTTAATAAAACTATTTTTGAATTGAAGGCCGCCATGATGCTTACTGGATCTAAGGATATAGAGGAACTTAAGAAGACTAATATAGTAATTTGGAAAGATCTGAAAGATTGGATGGGTTCTCGAGGAATAAGCTTATCTATTTATGATAAATTAAGAAAGAGAGAATAA
- the amrB gene encoding AmmeMemoRadiSam system protein B produces MKRMPAVAGSFYESDPQELKNRIEWSFNHPVGPGKIPEIPKDKNKRDNLFFIVPHAGYIYSGPVAAHSYYYLVSEGKPDIVIILGPNHTGYGSYVSVWPEGEWETPLGDVRVNKDIVMELVKYSQVVDIDEKAHLYEHSIEVQIPFLQYFFDSNFEIVPIVVGLQTPEIAEYLANGIYKILDNHKDKDIVILSSSDMNHYDPYDVTYKKDQMAIDKIVQLDYKGLYEVVEDKDVTMCGYAPVMVSMILARKFNKKPYILKHATSGDTSGSKDSVVGYLAARFGN; encoded by the coding sequence ATGAAAAGAATGCCCGCAGTAGCCGGATCATTCTATGAGTCCGATCCTCAGGAATTAAAAAATAGAATTGAGTGGAGTTTTAATCATCCAGTAGGACCTGGAAAAATACCTGAAATTCCGAAAGATAAAAATAAGAGAGATAACTTGTTTTTTATAGTTCCGCATGCTGGCTATATTTATAGTGGTCCAGTTGCGGCTCATTCTTACTATTATTTAGTATCAGAAGGTAAACCTGATATAGTAATAATATTAGGCCCAAATCATACGGGTTATGGTTCTTATGTTTCAGTATGGCCTGAAGGAGAGTGGGAAACTCCTTTAGGCGATGTAAGAGTAAATAAGGATATTGTAATGGAATTAGTGAAATATTCTCAAGTAGTTGATATAGATGAAAAAGCTCATTTGTATGAGCATTCGATTGAAGTTCAGATACCTTTTCTCCAATATTTTTTTGATTCTAATTTTGAAATAGTACCTATAGTCGTAGGTTTACAAACTCCAGAAATAGCAGAATATTTGGCTAATGGAATTTATAAGATATTAGATAATCATAAGGACAAAGATATTGTAATTCTTTCTAGTAGTGATATGAATCATTATGATCCTTATGATGTAACGTATAAAAAGGATCAAATGGCTATAGATAAGATAGTTCAGTTAGATTATAAAGGACTATATGAGGTAGTTGAAGATAAGGATGTTACTATGTGTGGATATGCTCCAGTAATGGTTTCAATGATTTTGGCTAGAAAATTTAATAAAAAACCTTACATACTTAAGCATGCAACTTCTGGTGATACTTCTGGCAGCAAGGACTCAGTAGTGGGATATCTTGCAGCGAGATTTGGAAATTAA